Genomic segment of Corynebacterium appendicis CIP 107643:
ATGCTGTCGGGGAATTCGGCGGCGACGATGACACAGCCTCTGATCTCGTCGGCCGCGCTGCGTCGGCTCTGAGCGGTTCGAGCGACGAGCAGCTGCGCGCATTGGGTGAGCAGCTCGGGGAGGTCGCCTCGGTGCTGTCCTCGGTGTCGGGTGAGCTCGGCATGTACCTTTCCGAGCTGCCCAGCGATCCGGAGGAGCTCGAGCGTCTCTTGCAGCGCCAGCAGGAATTGAAGGGGCTCACCCGCAAATACGCCCCGGATATAGAAGGCGTGCTTGCCTGGCGCGATAAAGCGCAGGCCCGCCTCCAGTCGATCGACACTTCTGCTGAGGCGCTGGACAAGCTGAAAAAGCAGGTCGCCGAACACAAGAAGGCCATGGTCGCGCGGGCGAAGAAGTTGACTAAGGCCCGCACGGCCGCGGCAGCCACACTTGCCGATGCAGTGACAGAGGAGCTGCGCGGTCTGGCGATGCCGAAGGCCCGGATCACGGTGAATGTGGAGCCCCAGGACTACGACCGTACTGGCGCCGACGCCGTGGAACTGCGCCTCGCCCCAAACGACGCGCTGGAACCGCAGCCGCTGGCGTCAAGCGCATCGGGCGGCGAGCTCTCCCGCGTGATGCTGGCTCTCGAAGTGATTCTCTCCGCTCAGCGCGGCGGAGCCACCTTGGTCTTCGACGAGGTAGATGCCGGTGTCGGTGGACGCGCGGCCGTGGAAATCGGCCGCCGGCTGGCGCGCCTGGCGCTCAACAACCAGGTCATCGTGGTGACGCACCTGCCGCAGGTCGCCGCCTATGCCGACAACCACCTGCACGTGTCCAAGAATGTCGGCGACGAGGCAGTCACCTCAGGCGTGAGGGAACTGCACGGCGACGAGCGCGTCGACGAGCTCGCCCGCATGCTCGCCGGCATGGACGATTCCGCATCCGGCAAAGCCCACGCCGCCGAGTTGCTCGACAAGGCCCGCGCCGACGTGGAGAGCTACCGCGCGTAAATAACTGGACCGGCACAGCGTTTCCCTCGGCGATTCCCGCGGTGTTTTCTTGAACGTCTCTCCGCGCGCCTTCACCGAATAGCCTGCGCCGACGGGCAGAATCGTTAGCCATGAGCTCAACTTCCCGTACTCCCTCCGCCGACAAGAACGGCACGAAGGCATCCACCTCCGGCAGCGCATCCAGCAGTACGAAGGTGACGGCGCAGCCGGAGAAGAAGACTGCGCAGAAGCCAGCCAAGAAGACAGTTGAGAAAACTGCCGAGAAGCCAGCTAAGAAAGTCGAGACGTCCACCAGGCAGACGGTAGACAACCCGGTCAAGAAGACCGCCGACACTACGGTCATCACTGAGACGATCACCGGCTCCCTGCGCGACTGCACCCCGCAGGGTAAGGGCATGCGCAGGTTCCACGAAGGGGATATCGCCATCGTCGACGCGCCGGACATGAGCCGCCGTGAGGCGCAGGCGCTCGTCGAAAAACATCCCTCCGCAGTGGTCAATATCGCGCAGTTCTCCACGGGTAATATCCCCAATTACGGGCCGCAGCTGCTGCTCGACGCCGGTATTCCGCTGCTGGAGAACGCCGGTGCAGCGACCCGCGGTTCTTTCCGCGACGGTAAGAAGGGCTCCGTCACCGCCGACGGCGAGGTGCGAGCCGGTAAGAAGCCTATCGCGCAGGCCGACGCTGTCGACCGTGCATTGGCCGACAGCTCCTTCGATGAGTCGCAGCAGCACCTCGTCGACCACATGGAGGCGTATTTCGGCAATTCGATCGAGTTCATCCACACCGAATCGCCGTTGCTTGTCGACGGCGTCGGCGTGCCCGAGCTCGGCGACGCGATGGAGGGGCGCAGGGTTCTCATCGTCAGCCCGACTGCGAACACCCGCGAGCGCGTGGAACCCATGCGCAACTTCATCCGCGAATTCCAGCCGGTCATCATCGGCGTTGGAGCCGCGGTGGACGCGCTGCTGGATAGCGGGTACTCCTGTGATTTCATCGTCGGCGACCCGGCGGACATCTCCAACGACAACCTGCGCGGCGATGCCCGCGTGATTCTTCCGGCGGACCCGGACGGACATGCCGCTGGTTTGGAGCGAATTCAGGACCTGGGCGTGGGTGCCGTGACCTTCCCGGCTGCGACGGATTCTCCGACTGATCTCGCCATCCTGCTCGCTGTATTCCACGATGCAGAGACCATCGTCACCGTCGGCGACGGGCTCGACCTCGACCGCATCTTCGCCGGCGACGAGGATGCGACCCCGGCGGCAATGCTCACCCGTCTGAAGGCCGGCAACCGCATCGTCGACTCCCGCGTCATTGAGAACCTCTACGCGAAGTCTTCCTCCGGTGCGGGGCTCGCGTGGGCGTGGGCCATCCTCGGCCTGCTCGTCGCGGTCGCCACCGTGATCCTGATTGTCGGTCTGGTGGGCAACGGTTCGTTCGTGGACAACCTCATCGACACGTGGAATAACTTCGCCCTGACAGTTCAGAACCTGTTCTCGCGCTAAAAGAGAGGAATCGCTTCAACATGCCGAAGAAGAAGACCGGAGCACCGGGTTTGGTGGCAAGCGGCCTCGCGTGGGGCGTTGCAGCCGGCATTGCATTGGGCGCGCTCGTCGTCGCACCGTCCATGGCGCCGATCGCCGACAACAGTTTCAACAACATCACGGGCAGCTCGTCCGGCGAGGCCGGAAGCGGCACTGCCACAGATGAGGCGTCACAGCGCCAAGTCGACGCGGCCAACGCATTGCTCGGAAACACCTCCACCGAGATCGTCAACGGCGCGCTCGATCAGCGTCCGTTCATGATCATCCGCACGCCGGACGCCAACGCCGACGATGTGGACGTGACCAGCTGGCTGGCCAAACAGGCTGGCGGAATTGGCTCGGGCCAGATCACGCTCACCGATAAATTCCTGTCCGCAGAGGGAGCGGACGAGCTTCGATCGGTCATTGCCACGACTCTGCCGGCCGGCGCGCAGCTCTCCGTTGACAACCAGGCACCCGGTGTCCACGCCGGCGAATCCCTCGGGGCAGCGTTGATGTTCGACCCGAAAGGCGACCAGCCGCTGGCCACCGTCGACGACCGGGCTGTGGTGCTCCAGGCACTACGCGACGCCGGGTTCATCGAGTACGAGGACGGCACGATCACCCCGGCACAGGGCATCATCCTGGTCACCGGAGGCGCCCTCAACGAGGACGAGGCCGAGAACAACAAGGACGAAAGCAACGCCTACTCCGCTACCGTGATGGCCGACTTCGCCCGCGCGCTCGACTCGAAGGGCGACGCAGTGGTGCTCGCTGGTCGCCGTGGCGCCGCAGCCGAGAAGGGCTCGATCGCGCAGCTGCGCTCCGACGAGAAGTCGAAGGTCTCCACCGTCGATTCGCTGGAGTCCGAGACCGGCCGCATCTCCACCGTTCTGGCACTGGCCGAGCAAATCAACGGCGGTTCCGGGGCATACGGTTCGGCGTCAAACGCGAACGCTGAGATGCCTGCGCCGAAGCCGGCGCCGCGCCGCGAGAACTAGTCGCGGCGCTATCGTGGGCACCATGTCTGATTCCGCACAGCGCCACCAATTCAAGGTCACGGATTCGGAGTTGCTTATCGACGCTCCGATTCTCGCCCTCCGCCGCGACACCGTCACCATGCCAGGTGGCACGACGGCCACGCGCGAGGTGGTGGAGCACTTCGGCGCCGTCGCTGTCGTGGCCGTCGACGAGAACGATCGCATCGCCATGGTGGAGCAGTACCGCCATACCGTCGGCCGCCGCCTCTGGGAGCTTCCGGCGGGCCTGCTCGATTTCGACGGTGAGGACGCTCTCACCACCGCGAAGCGCGAACTCGTCGAGGAAGCAGGGCTTGAGGCGGAGAACTGGTCGGTGCTGGTGGACTTGGTCACCTCGCCGGGCTTCGCCGAAGAAGCTGTCCGCGTCTTCCTGGCCACCGGGCTCAGCGAGACGGAGCGCCCGGAGGCCGAGGACGAGGAGGCGGACATGGAGTTCGCGTGGGTGCCCCTCGATGAAGCCCGCGCGGACGTGATGGCTGGAAGGATCTCTAACTCGATCGCGATCGCAGGCATTCTCTCGGCCTCCGAGGTACTGGCAGGACGCACGGAGGCGCGCAGCACGGACACACCGTTCGAGCTTCGTCCCACGCACATGCCGGAGCGCCGCAGTGCACAGGGAATCACGCCCGACATGAAGAAGATCCAGAACTAGCAAGCACGAAACTGAAGGTCACCAGTGGACGCACGCACGGTCGGGCAGTTATGGCTCGACCACCTCGCCGTCGAGCGCGGAGTATCCCCCAACACGCTGAGCAATTACCGCCGCGATGTGGAGCGCTACCTGGACTGGCTCGAGGACGCAGGCATAACAGACCTGGGCGAGGTCGCGTCGACGGACCTTGAAGACTATGTCGCGGATCTGCGCCGTGGGGGAGACGGGAAGAAAGGATTG
This window contains:
- the recN gene encoding DNA repair protein RecN; translation: MLVEISIDNLGVIPHSHVEFAPGLNVLTGETGAGKTMVVTGLRLLTGGRADASKVRTGAEKAGVEGAFNADALDEGTKQRIVALIDDTGASPDENGEYLAARTVKASGRSRAHLGGRTVPAATLADFTGELLTIHGQNDQLRLLSPAEQLNALDSYDPEIAPLKESYREAFTAWRAASKDLEERVNKRRELAQEVDRLTFAVGEIDEVAPEVGEDAELVTAVNRLQDVDALREAAQEAIVAIDGPDAVGEFGGDDDTASDLVGRAASALSGSSDEQLRALGEQLGEVASVLSSVSGELGMYLSELPSDPEELERLLQRQQELKGLTRKYAPDIEGVLAWRDKAQARLQSIDTSAEALDKLKKQVAEHKKAMVARAKKLTKARTAAAATLADAVTEELRGLAMPKARITVNVEPQDYDRTGADAVELRLAPNDALEPQPLASSASGGELSRVMLALEVILSAQRGGATLVFDEVDAGVGGRAAVEIGRRLARLALNNQVIVVTHLPQVAAYADNHLHVSKNVGDEAVTSGVRELHGDERVDELARMLAGMDDSASGKAHAAELLDKARADVESYRA
- the steA gene encoding putative cytokinetic ring protein SteA, whose product is MSSTSRTPSADKNGTKASTSGSASSSTKVTAQPEKKTAQKPAKKTVEKTAEKPAKKVETSTRQTVDNPVKKTADTTVITETITGSLRDCTPQGKGMRRFHEGDIAIVDAPDMSRREAQALVEKHPSAVVNIAQFSTGNIPNYGPQLLLDAGIPLLENAGAATRGSFRDGKKGSVTADGEVRAGKKPIAQADAVDRALADSSFDESQQHLVDHMEAYFGNSIEFIHTESPLLVDGVGVPELGDAMEGRRVLIVSPTANTRERVEPMRNFIREFQPVIIGVGAAVDALLDSGYSCDFIVGDPADISNDNLRGDARVILPADPDGHAAGLERIQDLGVGAVTFPAATDSPTDLAILLAVFHDAETIVTVGDGLDLDRIFAGDEDATPAAMLTRLKAGNRIVDSRVIENLYAKSSSGAGLAWAWAILGLLVAVATVILIVGLVGNGSFVDNLIDTWNNFALTVQNLFSR
- a CDS encoding copper transporter encodes the protein MPKKKTGAPGLVASGLAWGVAAGIALGALVVAPSMAPIADNSFNNITGSSSGEAGSGTATDEASQRQVDAANALLGNTSTEIVNGALDQRPFMIIRTPDANADDVDVTSWLAKQAGGIGSGQITLTDKFLSAEGADELRSVIATTLPAGAQLSVDNQAPGVHAGESLGAALMFDPKGDQPLATVDDRAVVLQALRDAGFIEYEDGTITPAQGIILVTGGALNEDEAENNKDESNAYSATVMADFARALDSKGDAVVLAGRRGAAAEKGSIAQLRSDEKSKVSTVDSLESETGRISTVLALAEQINGGSGAYGSASNANAEMPAPKPAPRREN
- a CDS encoding NUDIX domain-containing protein; this translates as MSDSAQRHQFKVTDSELLIDAPILALRRDTVTMPGGTTATREVVEHFGAVAVVAVDENDRIAMVEQYRHTVGRRLWELPAGLLDFDGEDALTTAKRELVEEAGLEAENWSVLVDLVTSPGFAEEAVRVFLATGLSETERPEAEDEEADMEFAWVPLDEARADVMAGRISNSIAIAGILSASEVLAGRTEARSTDTPFELRPTHMPERRSAQGITPDMKKIQN